Proteins found in one Arachis stenosperma cultivar V10309 chromosome 8, arast.V10309.gnm1.PFL2, whole genome shotgun sequence genomic segment:
- the LOC130945277 gene encoding LOW QUALITY PROTEIN: WD repeat-containing protein DWA2 (The sequence of the model RefSeq protein was modified relative to this genomic sequence to represent the inferred CDS: substituted 2 bases at 2 genomic stop codons) encodes MIVPTTNGHAHERRVPSTDNRPGDRERRDNTLPIARAANCRRVGGTVTAWPKPFAGQPDPLRTRPERCAQRASKVEDSASPRAKSKENNANILWCPSGKRNKLISINEENLYLWSLVVSKKTAQVYEIQSGMSHKISGGTXDPHDVNSVAATYESSLQFWDVRAMGETISVVCSRVRSVDYHPKRKHVLVTSKHESGIHIWDLRKPKVPIQEFLGHTHCTWIVKCNPENDRMILILHSTGTDSTVNLWLASLGNDDVSTESXVTCWVDPLLNPYCDYEDNICGLTWSSREPWIFASLSYVGRIRHEKSFWLILSLKLISSSNENQKMLKKKLFNYSLHQLDFFLYYALCGWP; translated from the exons ATGATCGTCCCAACAACGAACGGGCACGCACACGAGAGGCGCGTTCCCTCCACGGATAACCGACCTGGCGACCGCGAACGAAGAGATAACACGCTGCCAATAGCCCGTGCGGCTAATTGTCGGCGcgttgggggcactgttacggcctggcccaagCCATTTGCGGGTCAACCCGACCCACTGAGGACCCGACCCGAACG TTGTGCACAACGAGCTAGCAAGGTGGAAGATTCAGCATCTCCAAGAGCAAAAAGCAAAGAGAACAATGCAAA TATTCTCTGGTGCCCATCTGGAAAGCGTAATAAATTGATCAGCATCAATGAAGAAAACCTGTACTTATGGAGTCTAGTTGTTTCCAAAAAAACTGCACAAGTATATGAA ATACAATCTGGCATGTCCCATAAGATATCTGGTGGAACATGAGATCCACATGATGTGAATTCTGTTGCTGCAACTTATGAATCATCTCTCCAATTCTGGGATGTTAGAGCAATGGG GGAGACTATTTCAGTTGTATGCTCCCGTGTGCGCAGTGTTGATTATCACCCTAAAAGGAAGCACGTACTT GTTACTTCAAAACATGAGTCTGGGATACATATCTGGGATCTAAGAAAACCAAAAGTTCCCATCCAAGAGTTTCTGGGACATACGCATTG TACATGGATTGTCAAATGTAACCCTGAGAATGACAGAATGATCTTG ATATTACACAGTACTGGTACAGATTCAACAGTGAATCTATGGCTTGCCTCTCTAGGCAACGATGATGTATCAACTGAGAG CTGAGTCACTTGTTGGGTTGATCCTTTACTCAATCCTTATTGTGATTATGAAGATAACATTTGTG GCCTCACCTGGAGTTCTCGTGAACCATGGATCTTTGCATCATTATCCTATGTTGGCAGGATAAGACACGAGAAAAGCTTTTGGCTAATCTTAAGTCTTAAATTGATAAGTTCTTCTAATGAAAATCAGAAAATGTTAAAGAAAAAACTCTTCAATTATTCTCTGCACCAACTTGATTTTTTCTTATACTATGCATTATGTGGATGGCCTTAG